A genomic window from Labeo rohita strain BAU-BD-2019 chromosome 6, IGBB_LRoh.1.0, whole genome shotgun sequence includes:
- the sun2 gene encoding SUN domain-containing protein 2, translating into MSRRSTRLVTKGTPVPDDDAASTSSTGSTGHISYKESPTRIFKKRTGRKSTGSVSRNSSRASSVSQMLTGQRGEFTATENENGMSFATQGFSSGYSSAEEHYEQTIKSNPSSTQSAAEQSFVVWDVFHSPAQALVMFYWWLGSSWYSLTSRLSLINVFLLSRCTTDMRKAVLLVLLLIFLIFGLWYWFPFASRSPPHESVSKPPPVKHIDRPVKEAFDHLQHASLSNLKDEITSLYEREANLMRDIELLKMESMKHKAKSEMMQTDLKAMNDQMRNDESEHKQQISSLKSSISILQSAQDLLKERVDAQDTANNNLRAELSDWLIKHLKDPSSLETTIVLRPELQRALEDLEKRILDKLAHEKESSRDVWRTVGETLQQEGAGAASIQDVKQIVHRAISLYRADGIGLADYALESSGASVLNTRCSETYKTRSACLSLFGIPLWYHSESPRTVIQPELYPGKCWAFRGSQGFLVIALSYPVRITHVSLEHLPKELSPTGRIDSAPKDFAVYGMSDETEDGKLLGTFTYDQDGEPIQTFKLPEVSEIYSMTELRILSNWGHLEYTCVYRFRVHGEPSFLDREEVDLK; encoded by the exons ATGTCAAGGCGAAGCACAAGGTTAGTGACCAAAGGGACGCCCGTCCCTGATGATGACGCTGCCAGTACGAGCTCTACCGGATCTACTGGTCACATCTCTTACAAAGAGAGCCCGACGAG GATCTTCAAGAAGAGGACCGGTCGCAAGAGCACAGGTAGTGTTTCCCGGAATTCAAGTCGCGCGAGCAGCGTGAGCCAGATGTTGACTGGGCAGCGCGGTGAATTCACTGCCACAGAGAATGAGAATG GCATGTCCTTTGCTACTCAGGGATTTTCCTCTGGATATTCCTCAGCTGAGGAGCATTATGAACAAACCATAAAATCAAACCCTA GTTCTACCCAGTCTGCAGCTGAACAATCCTTTGTCGTGTGGGACGTGTTTCACTCTCCAg CTCAGGCTCTGGTTATGTTCTACTGGTGGCTGGGAAGTTCATGGTACAGCCTGACCTCTCGACTGTCTCTGATCAATGTGTTTCTGCTTAGCAG ATGCACAACAGATATGAGAAAGGCTGTCCTACTGGTCCTCCTTCTCATCTTTCTCATATTTG GATTATGGTACTGGTTCCCGTTTGCTTCTCGTTCTCCTCCTCATGAGAGTGTTTCCAAGCCTCCACCTGTTAAACACATAGACAGACCTGTGAAAGAAGCTTTT GATCATCTCCAACATGCCAGTCTGTCTAACTTGAAGGATGAGATCACCAGCTTATATGAAAGGGAGGCAAACCTTAtg AGAGACATTGAACTGCTGAAGATGGAAAGCATGAAACATAAGGCCAAATCTGAG ATGATGCAAACTGATCTGAAGGCTATGAATGACCAAATGAGGAA TGATGAGTCTGAACACAAGCAGCAGATTTCTAGCCTGAAGTCCAGCATCTCAATCCTTCAGTCGGCCCAAGACCTCCTCAAGGAAAGAGTTGATGCACAAGACACTGCTAACAACAAC CTGAGAGCAGAGCTATCCGACTGGCTTATAAAACACTTGAAAGATCCAAGCTCATTGGAAACGACCATAGTGCTCCGTCCTGAGCTGCAGAGGGCGCTGGAGGATCTGGAGAAGAGGATACTAGACAAACTAGCGCATGAGAAAGAAAGCAGCCGAGATGTCTGGAGGACTGTGGGAGAGACGCTGCAACAGGAAGGAGCTGGAGCCGCCTCTATACAa GATGTTAAACAAATCGTCCACAGGGCAATTAGTCTGTACAGGGCGGATGGGATTGGATTGGCGGACTATGCCTTGGAATCTTCTG gtgcCAGTGTGCTCAACACCCGTTGCTCAGAGACGTATAAGACCAGATCTGCCTGTCTGAGTTTATTTGGCATCCCTCTCTGGTATCATTCAGAAAGTCCTCGGACTGTTATACAG ccAGAGCTGTATCCTGGAAAGTGTTGGGCATTCCGAGGCTCCCAGGGTTTCCTAGTAATCGCGCTGTCTTACCCAGTGAGAATCACCCATGTGTCACTCGAACACCTTCCCAAAGAGCTCTCACCGACGGGCCGCATTGACAGCGCACCTAAGGATTTTGCTGTCTAT GGTATGTCTGATGAGACTGAAGACGGAAAGTTGCTTGGGACGTTCACATACGACCAGGATGGAGAGCCCATTCAGACTTTCAAGCTTCCG GAAGTGTCAGAGATCTACAGCATGACAGAGCTGAGGATCTTGAGCAACTGGGGTCACCTGGAATACACCTGCGTGTATCGCTTCAGAGTTCACGGAGAACCTTCGTTCCTCGACCGAGAGGAAGTGGATCTGAAATGA